A single window of Myxococcales bacterium DNA harbors:
- a CDS encoding threonylcarbamoyl-AMP synthase, with the protein MRLRIDMERPAPRRLEPAVAALRKGGVVIIPTDTGYAFGCALSSAKGIAKLRQLKSIDERSRKPLSLMVNELTDFGKYGIMDNRVFRMARRILPGPYTIVLKASVDVPRAMKNRDHEIGLRMPDHAVCRMLVELTGEPLLVGSVTSAEETPEMEDPEILELRHRSDVECVVDCGALWPDPSTVLRAGRDDIEVVREGQGPIPN; encoded by the coding sequence ATGCGTCTGCGAATCGACATGGAGCGACCCGCTCCCCGAAGGCTCGAGCCAGCGGTCGCGGCCCTGCGCAAGGGTGGCGTAGTGATCATACCGACCGACACCGGCTATGCCTTCGGCTGCGCGCTCTCCAGCGCAAAGGGCATTGCCAAGCTTCGACAACTCAAGTCGATCGACGAACGCTCGCGCAAGCCTCTTTCGCTGATGGTCAACGAGCTGACGGATTTTGGGAAATACGGAATCATGGACAATCGCGTCTTTCGCATGGCGCGCCGCATCCTTCCGGGCCCCTACACCATCGTGCTAAAGGCCTCGGTGGACGTTCCTCGCGCGATGAAGAATCGCGACCACGAAATCGGATTGCGAATGCCGGACCATGCGGTGTGCCGAATGCTGGTCGAACTCACGGGAGAGCCTCTGCTGGTGGGATCGGTTACGTCCGCTGAGGAAACCCCCGAAATGGAAGACCCCGAAATACTGGAGCTTCGCCATCGCTCCGACGTCGAGTGCGTCGTCGACTGCGGCGCCCTATGGCCCGACCCTTCGACGGTCCTGCGCGCCGGTCGCGATGACATCGAAGTGGTGCGCGAAGGACAGGGTCCCATCCCCAATTGA
- a CDS encoding response regulator transcription factor has product MTTIVVADDHKIVREGLVKLLEARSDFTVIGEASDGEEAVQMVLEKQPDVVIMDIWMPRLSGIDATRRIGKQGSQAKILVLSMHESRTYVEEVLRAGASGYIVKNSASSDLLQAIDAVRGGASYLSPAITQQVVDAIARPGDSSPSGVAMLTDREREVLQLIAEGLSSKEIANMLGVSLKTIDSHRSNLMEKLDIHKVSGLVRFAIRAGLVEP; this is encoded by the coding sequence ATGACGACAATCGTTGTAGCCGATGACCATAAAATTGTCCGAGAAGGGCTGGTAAAGCTGCTAGAAGCACGTAGCGATTTTACCGTAATTGGTGAGGCATCTGACGGAGAAGAGGCCGTGCAGATGGTTTTGGAAAAGCAGCCCGATGTCGTCATCATGGACATCTGGATGCCACGGCTTTCGGGGATCGATGCGACCCGCAGGATTGGGAAGCAGGGTTCCCAGGCAAAGATCCTCGTGCTTTCGATGCATGAAAGCCGGACCTATGTCGAAGAAGTGCTGCGGGCGGGAGCTTCGGGCTACATCGTGAAGAACTCGGCTTCATCCGATCTACTTCAGGCCATCGATGCGGTGCGAGGCGGCGCATCCTACCTCTCGCCGGCGATCACCCAGCAGGTTGTCGATGCAATCGCGCGCCCTGGAGATTCGTCACCCTCCGGCGTCGCCATGTTGACGGATCGTGAGCGAGAAGTGCTGCAGTTGATCGCCGAGGGTCTCTCGAGCAAAGAAATTGCCAACATGCTCGGGGTCTCGCTCAAGACGATCGATTCTCATCGCTCGAACTTGATGGAGAAGCTCGATATCCACAAAGTTTCGGGATTGGTGCGCTTTGCAATTCGCGCAGGATTGGTGGAGCCCTAA